The Holophagales bacterium genome has a segment encoding these proteins:
- a CDS encoding LamG domain-containing protein has product MRCSPRGFRFVVLVAASLLLPAGSALAQVPACTPPPPGMVAWWPGDGNASDIAGVHHGSVVGGVTYAAGRVGQAFRLDGSTGWVQVPDSAALSVTGQITIDAWINPATTGGRVVDKITAGGADGYLLDTHGGVVRLIVDGQSVSGATTLPTGAWSHVAGVYDGAEMRVYLNGTLDGSLGTTVAIPVNALSVRIGAASDGGSLFNGLIDEVEVFGRALSQPEIQAIVAAGSAGKCKQAATAEVPAVSIRGLSALALLLAAGALRVLRLHPV; this is encoded by the coding sequence ATGCGCTGCTCACCTCGCGGATTCCGTTTCGTCGTGCTCGTCGCGGCGTCCCTTCTGCTCCCGGCCGGGAGCGCTCTCGCGCAGGTCCCAGCGTGCACGCCGCCGCCCCCGGGAATGGTGGCGTGGTGGCCGGGCGACGGGAACGCGAGCGACATCGCGGGGGTGCACCACGGCTCGGTCGTCGGAGGCGTGACGTACGCCGCAGGCAGGGTCGGCCAGGCTTTCCGCCTCGACGGCTCGACCGGCTGGGTGCAGGTGCCGGACTCGGCGGCGCTCTCCGTAACGGGCCAGATCACGATCGACGCCTGGATCAACCCGGCCACCACGGGGGGGCGCGTCGTCGACAAGATTACGGCCGGGGGAGCGGACGGCTACCTCCTCGACACGCACGGCGGCGTCGTCCGGCTGATCGTCGACGGACAATCGGTGAGCGGGGCGACGACCCTGCCGACCGGGGCCTGGTCGCACGTCGCGGGCGTTTACGACGGCGCCGAGATGCGCGTCTACCTCAACGGAACGCTGGACGGCTCGCTCGGCACGACCGTGGCGATTCCCGTGAACGCGCTTTCCGTCCGGATCGGCGCCGCGTCCGACGGAGGAAGCCTGTTCAACGGGCTGATCGACGAGGTCGAGGTCTTCGGCCGGGCGCTGTCGCAGCCCGAGATCCAGGCGATCGTGGCCGCGGGGAGCGCGGGGAAGTGCAAGCAGGCCGCCACCGCGGAGGTTCCGGCCGTGTCGATTCGGGGTCTCTCGGCCCTCGCCCTCCTGCTCGCGGCAGGCGCGCTCCGGGTCCTGCGGCTCCATCCGGTCTGA
- the ade gene encoding adenine deaminase, with product MPSGKLPLSAFVDAARGTVPADLVFRNARVVNVLTGEIHEETVGVAGDRILGFGPYRAARPEDEIDLKGAFLAPAFWDAHIHIESTMTTPPVFARLAAAHGTAAVVTDPHEIANVRGAEGLEAFLSSAADLPVEIHVMLPSCVPATHLETAGATLGAEDLAPFYGRKNVLGLAEMMNVPGFLFGDPGVRAKIEDAVSRGLPIDGHSPLLTGLDLNAYVGAGIRTDHECLGRDEATEKVRRGMSIWIREGTAAKNLDDLLPLVNATNSERFAFATDDRHPWDLLTHGHVDHHVRRAIAMGLDPVLAFRLASWSCARHYGFRDRGAIAPGFRADLVTFAALEDVRPDLVVLGGRRVAQGGELLVDVPSRGISEGPSFRLDGFDATRLRLAAAPGAHVRVIEVHPGSLATGSATAEARAVDGAAAADPSRDLAKLAVVERHRGTGNVGVSFARGFGLARGAIASSVAHDSHNVVVCGCDDTSMETAVRRAAEIGGGIVVADGAQVLAEVALPVAGLMSNARMEDVDLAERGANEAARALGTSVDHPFMTLAFLALPVIPELKLTDKGLVDVALFRHVSPFA from the coding sequence ATGCCCTCTGGAAAGCTCCCCCTCTCCGCGTTCGTCGATGCCGCCCGCGGCACCGTACCCGCCGACCTCGTCTTCCGGAACGCCCGGGTCGTCAACGTTCTGACGGGCGAGATCCACGAGGAGACGGTGGGCGTCGCCGGCGACCGGATCCTCGGCTTCGGCCCCTACCGCGCGGCCCGTCCCGAGGACGAGATCGACCTGAAGGGCGCTTTCCTCGCGCCGGCCTTCTGGGACGCCCACATCCACATCGAGTCGACGATGACGACTCCCCCCGTCTTCGCGCGCCTCGCCGCGGCGCACGGCACGGCCGCCGTCGTCACCGACCCGCACGAGATCGCGAACGTGAGAGGCGCCGAGGGGCTCGAGGCGTTCCTGAGCTCCGCGGCGGACCTCCCCGTCGAGATCCACGTCATGCTCCCCTCGTGCGTCCCGGCGACGCACCTCGAGACGGCCGGGGCGACCCTCGGTGCGGAGGACCTCGCCCCCTTCTACGGGCGAAAGAACGTCCTCGGGCTCGCCGAGATGATGAACGTTCCCGGATTCCTCTTCGGCGACCCCGGCGTCCGCGCGAAGATCGAGGACGCCGTCTCCCGCGGGCTCCCCATCGACGGCCACTCGCCGCTCCTGACCGGCCTCGACCTCAACGCCTACGTCGGCGCGGGGATCCGGACCGACCACGAGTGCCTCGGCCGCGACGAGGCGACCGAGAAGGTGCGGCGCGGCATGTCGATCTGGATCCGCGAGGGGACCGCCGCCAAGAACCTCGACGACCTGCTCCCGCTCGTCAACGCGACGAACTCCGAGCGCTTCGCCTTCGCCACCGACGACCGCCACCCCTGGGACCTCCTCACCCACGGCCACGTCGACCACCACGTCCGCCGCGCCATCGCGATGGGCCTCGACCCGGTCCTCGCGTTCCGGCTCGCGTCGTGGTCGTGCGCGCGGCACTACGGATTCCGCGACCGGGGGGCCATCGCCCCCGGCTTCCGCGCCGACCTCGTCACGTTCGCCGCGCTCGAGGACGTCAGGCCCGACCTCGTCGTCCTCGGCGGGAGGCGCGTCGCGCAGGGCGGCGAGCTCCTCGTCGACGTTCCCTCCCGCGGCATCTCCGAGGGACCCTCGTTCCGGCTCGACGGCTTCGACGCCACGCGCCTGCGCCTCGCTGCGGCCCCCGGTGCGCACGTCCGGGTCATCGAGGTCCACCCCGGTTCCCTCGCCACCGGCTCCGCGACCGCCGAGGCCCGCGCCGTCGACGGCGCCGCCGCCGCCGACCCATCGCGCGACCTCGCCAAGCTCGCCGTCGTCGAGCGGCACCGCGGCACCGGCAACGTCGGCGTCTCCTTCGCGCGCGGCTTCGGCCTCGCCCGCGGCGCCATCGCCTCCTCGGTCGCCCACGACTCGCACAACGTCGTCGTCTGCGGCTGCGACGACACCTCCATGGAGACCGCGGTCCGCCGCGCCGCCGAGATCGGCGGCGGCATCGTCGTCGCGGACGGCGCCCAGGTCCTCGCCGAGGTCGCCCTCCCCGTGGCGGGACTCATGTCGAACGCGCGCATGGAAGACGTCGACCTCGCCGAACGCGGAGCCAACGAGGCGGCCCGCGCCCTCGGCACCTCGGTCGACCACCCCTTCATGACCCTGGCCTTCCTCGCCCTCCCCGTCATCCCCGAGCTGAAGCTGACGGACAAGGGGCTCGTGGACGTGGCCCTTTTCCGCCACGTCTCCCCGTTCGCGTAG
- a CDS encoding VOC family protein: protein MSERTELLPGSFCWPELATPDSAKAKAFYAGIFGWTAVDAPSSGGTYTFLRLRGLDVAACRTLSDHEKAQGIPSYFMTYISTASTDTSAAKAAELGGKVLFGPFDVEGIGRMAVVQDPGGVVFALWEARGHIGARLVGEENTLCWTELVTKDPDGAKAFYGGLFGWTWKESEVSGPSEYHEIHRDGQAIGGLLPMKGKWWADVPPHWMPYIFVSDCDASAAKATALGGGAAVPPMDIPHVGRFAVLRDDQGAHFSVIAMAPMPVTA from the coding sequence ATGTCCGAGCGCACGGAACTGCTGCCGGGTTCTTTCTGCTGGCCCGAGCTGGCCACCCCCGACTCCGCGAAGGCGAAGGCGTTTTATGCCGGTATCTTCGGCTGGACTGCCGTCGACGCCCCCTCGTCCGGCGGGACCTACACGTTCCTCCGGCTGCGCGGCCTCGACGTCGCGGCGTGCCGGACGCTGAGCGACCACGAGAAGGCCCAGGGGATCCCCTCGTACTTCATGACGTACATCTCGACAGCCTCGACGGATACGTCGGCCGCGAAGGCGGCCGAGCTCGGCGGAAAGGTCCTCTTCGGGCCGTTCGACGTCGAGGGGATCGGCCGGATGGCCGTCGTCCAGGACCCGGGCGGCGTCGTCTTCGCGCTCTGGGAGGCGCGGGGGCACATCGGGGCGCGCCTCGTCGGCGAGGAGAACACCCTCTGCTGGACCGAGCTCGTCACGAAGGACCCCGACGGGGCGAAGGCGTTCTACGGCGGCCTCTTCGGCTGGACCTGGAAGGAGTCGGAGGTCAGCGGTCCCTCCGAGTACCACGAGATTCATCGCGACGGACAGGCGATCGGCGGTCTCCTCCCGATGAAGGGGAAGTGGTGGGCCGACGTCCCGCCGCACTGGATGCCCTACATCTTCGTGTCGGACTGCGACGCGTCCGCCGCGAAGGCCACCGCGCTCGGCGGAGGAGCGGCCGTCCCGCCGATGGACATCCCGCACGTCGGCCGCTTCGCGGTCCTGCGCGACGACCAGGGGGCGCATTTCTCGGTCATCGCGATGGCGCCGATGCCTGTGACCGCCTGA
- the ltaE gene encoding low-specificity L-threonine aldolase: MREIDLRSDTVTRPSAAMRVAMAEAVVGDDVFGDDPTVRELEEVAAELLGKAAGLFVPSGTMSNQAALLAWTERGDEVFLHERSHILLYERAGAAVIGSLQTHTFASEDGMLDPETMEEFVHTGEDPHNAPTRVVALENTHNHCGGRVLDPAGILAVRLFCDRHGLALHLDGARVANAAVASVRSLAELAAPFDSVSLCLSKGLGAPVGSVLAGPAEFVKRARRARKMLGGGMRQAGILAAAGLFALRNNVSRLAEDHRRARALAERLATVPGLAVELRTVETNMVFVSTRPSGRRAAEVAKLFSEAGALCLAESPWRIRFVTHLDVDDADVAEAGETVARAMATLV, encoded by the coding sequence ATGCGGGAGATCGACCTGAGGAGCGACACGGTGACGCGGCCGTCGGCCGCGATGCGGGTGGCGATGGCCGAGGCGGTGGTCGGCGACGACGTCTTCGGCGACGATCCGACGGTCCGGGAGCTGGAGGAGGTCGCGGCGGAGCTGCTCGGGAAGGCCGCGGGGCTCTTCGTTCCGTCGGGAACGATGTCGAACCAGGCGGCGCTCCTGGCGTGGACGGAGAGGGGCGACGAGGTCTTCCTCCACGAGCGGAGCCACATCCTCCTCTACGAGCGCGCGGGCGCCGCGGTCATCGGGTCGCTCCAGACGCACACCTTCGCCTCCGAGGACGGAATGCTCGACCCGGAGACGATGGAGGAGTTCGTCCACACGGGGGAGGACCCGCACAACGCGCCCACGCGCGTCGTCGCCCTCGAGAACACGCACAACCACTGCGGCGGCCGCGTCCTCGACCCGGCGGGAATCCTCGCGGTGCGCCTCTTCTGCGACCGGCACGGCCTCGCCCTCCACCTCGACGGTGCGCGGGTCGCGAACGCCGCGGTCGCGAGCGTCCGGTCGCTCGCCGAGCTGGCCGCGCCGTTCGACTCGGTGAGCCTCTGCCTCTCGAAGGGCCTCGGCGCGCCGGTCGGGTCGGTCCTCGCCGGGCCGGCGGAGTTCGTGAAGCGGGCCCGCCGCGCGCGGAAGATGCTCGGCGGCGGGATGCGCCAGGCAGGGATCCTCGCGGCGGCGGGGCTTTTCGCGCTCCGCAACAACGTCTCCCGCCTCGCCGAGGACCACCGCCGCGCCCGGGCGCTCGCGGAGCGGCTCGCGACGGTGCCCGGTCTCGCGGTCGAGCTTCGGACGGTGGAGACGAACATGGTCTTCGTCTCCACGCGGCCCTCGGGCCGCCGCGCCGCCGAGGTCGCGAAGCTCTTCTCCGAGGCGGGCGCTCTCTGCCTCGCCGAGTCGCCCTGGAGGATCCGGTTCGTCACGCACCTCGACGTCGACGACGCGGACGTGGCGGAAGCGGGCGAGACCGTCGCGCGGGCGATGGCCACCCTCGTGTGA